In Dysidea avara chromosome 3, odDysAvar1.4, whole genome shotgun sequence, a single window of DNA contains:
- the LOC136250029 gene encoding very-long-chain (3R)-3-hydroxyacyl-CoA dehydratase 2-like: MNHKELSFISKLYLILYNVVLCVGWAFVLVGTVKYCWEERPKFGSHVIGLYDAIGPSLRIFQTAAFLEVIHCAIGIVRSNVVLTFFQVSSRLLVLWGVVHSVAGVNATFGLLLILFAWSITEVIRYAFYASSLMFSSVPYILQWSRYTFFYILYPIGVLGELMLVFSALPIVNATGQFSFTLPNLINWAFSYYYFLVLIIFLYIPIFPQLYGHMISQRKKVLGGQKTKAD, encoded by the exons ATGAACCATAAGGAGCTCTCCTTCATTAGCAAGCTTTACCTCATCCTCTACAACGTAGTACTGTGTGTAGGGTGGGCGTTTGTGTTGGTAGGGACCGTGAAGTATTGTTGGGAAGAACGACCGAAGTTTGGAAGTCACGTGATCGGTCTATATGATGCTATAGGGCCTTCTCTTCGCATTTTCCAGACTGCAGCATTTCTGGAG GTAATCCACTGTGCTATTG GTATTGTGAGATCAAATGTGGTATTGACGTTCTTCCAAGTGTCATCTCGTCTACTTGTCTTGTGGGGGGTGGTACACAGTGTTGCAGGG GTGAATGCAACATTTGGGTTACTACTGATCTTGTTTGCTTGGTCAATAACTGAAGTGATCCGTTATGCATTCTATGCCTCATCTTTGATGTTTTCATCAGTCCCTTACATCCTACAGTGGAGCAG GTACACGTTCTTCTACATTCTCTATCCCATTGGTGTGTTG GGTGAACTAATGTTAGTGTTCTCAGCTCTACCCATTGTAAATGCTACCGGACAGTTCTCCTTCACTCTACCTAACCTCATCAACTGGGCATTCAGCTACTACTACTTTTTAGTGTTGATCATCTTCCTTTATATCCCTA TCTTCCCACAGCTGTATGGTCACATGATCTCACAGAGGAAGAAGGTATTGGGTGGTCAGAAAACAAAAGCAGACTAG
- the LOC136250024 gene encoding S-formylglutathione hydrolase-like, translating into MAGLELVSATRCFGGFQKVFKHHSKTTKCDMKFAVYLPPQAETQKVPVLYWLSGLTCTEQNFILKSGFQRYAAEYGLIVVSPDTSPRGCNIAGEDDSWDFGTGAGFYVDATEDKWKENYNMFSYVTQELPQLVSEKFPILPGKQSICGHSMGGHGALICALKNPGMYKATSAFAPIANPSICPWGIKAFTGYLGTDKETWKQYDATELAKVYDGPPLHLLIDQGKSDEFLPTQLYPDNFVQACRSNNVPVILRNHDEYDHSFYFIASFIGEHFKHHSDAMKL; encoded by the coding sequence ATGGCGGGGCTCGAGTTGGTGTCAGCGACAAGGTGTTTTGGAGGCTTCCAGAAGGTATTCAAACATCATAGCAAGACTACCAAGTGTGATATGAAGTTCGCCGTATACCTGCCACCTCAAGCTGAGACGCAAAAAGTTCCCGTGCTATACTGGCTTTCTGGTCTCACGTGCACCGAACAAAACTTCATCTTGAAGAGTGGGTTCCAGAGGTATGCGGCAGAATACGGTCTAATAGTCGTGTCTCCGGATACTAGCCCTCGAGGGTGCAACATAGCTGGTGAAGATGACAGTTGGGACTTTGGAACTGGTGCTGGTTTTTATGTGGATGCCACCGAAGATAAATGGAAGGAGAATTACAACATGTTCTCCTACGTGACACAAGAACTACCCCAACTGGTGTCTGAGAAGTTCCCAATATTGCCAGGGAAGCAGTCAATATGTGGCCACAGTATGGGGGGTCATGGAGCCCTTATATGTGCCCTGAAGAATCCAGGGATGTACAAGGCTACATCAGCATTTGCGCCAATAGCTAATCCTTCCATCTGTCCATGGGGAATTAAAGCTTTCACTGGCTACCTTGGTACGGACAAAGAAACTTGGAAACAGTATGATGCTACTGAGTTAGCTAAGGTGTATGATGGTCCCCCGTTGCACCTGTTGATCGACCAGGGAAAGAGTGATGAATTTCTGCCAACCCAGCTGTACCCAGACAACTTTGTGCAAGCGTGCCGCTCCAATAATGTACCAGTGATCCTTCGTAACCATGACGAATATGACCACAGCTTTTATTTCATAGCTTCATTCATTGGAGAACATTTCAAGCACCACTCTGATGCTATGAAGCTTTAA
- the LOC136250022 gene encoding large ribosomal subunit protein uL10-like, whose amino-acid sequence MVKEDRTSWKANYFLKILQLFDEYPKVFIVGADNVGSKQMQQIRSSLRGSAVVLMGKNTMIRKAIRGHLDKNPGLERLLPHIKGNIGFVFTKEDLKVVRDNIQANKVAAPAKAGAMAPIDVFVSAGNTGLGPEKTSFFQALSITTKISRGTIEILNNVHLIKANEKVGASESTLLGMLKIYPFSYGLKVMQVYEGGATYDPSVLDITDEDLLKRFTQGMLNVAAVSLQIGYPTAVSVPHSIVNGFKNLLAVAVATDITFKQAEQAKAFLEDPSAFIQAAPAVEEEKVDEPAAEEKKEESEEESDDDMGFGLFD is encoded by the exons ATGGTCAAGGAAGACAGGACGAGTTGGAAAGCCAACTACTTCCTGAAAATACTG CAATTGTTTGATGAATACCCTAAAGTATTCATTGTCGGTGCAGATAATGTTGGCTCCAAACAGATGCAACAAATCAGAAGTTCACTCAGAGGATCAGCTG TGGTTCTGATGGGGAAGAATACAATGATTAGGAAAGCAATCCGAGGACATCTTGATAAGAACCCTGGACTAGAGAGATTGTTACCTCATATCAAGGGCAACATCGGGTTTGTGTTCACCAAGGAAGACTTGAAGGTTGTGCGTGACAATATCCAGGCAAACAAG GTCGCGGCCCCTGCTAAAGCTGGTGCTATGGCTCCAATTGATGTGTTCGTCTCAGCAGGTAACACTGGACTTGGTCCTGAGAAGACATCTTTCTTCCAAGCCTTATCCATCACCACCAAGATCTCAAGAGGCACCATTGAAATATTG AACAATGTACACTTGATCAAAGCAAACGAGAAAGTGGGAGCCTCAGAGTCTACTTTGCTTGGAATGTTAAAGATATATCCCTTCTCTTATGGTCTTAAAGTGATGCAGGTGTATGAGGGAGGTGCCACGTATGATCCAAGTGTGCTGGACATTACTGATGAAGATTTGTTGAAGAGGTTTACTCAG GGGATGTTGAATGTAGCCGCAGTTTCATTACAGATAGGGTACCCGACTGCAGTGTCTGTACCTCACTCTATTGTTAATGGATTTAAG aactTGCTGGCTGTTGCTGTTGCTACGGACATCACATTTAAACAAGCTGAACAG GCAAAGGCATTCCTTGAAGACCCTAGTGCTTTTATCCAAGCAGCCCCTGCAGTTGAGGAAGAGAAAGTTGATGAACCTGCAGCTGAAGAAAAGAAAGAAGAGTCTGAGGAAGAGTCAGATGATGACATGGGCTTCGGATTGTTTGACTAA
- the LOC136250030 gene encoding tumor protein D54-like, which produces MATDTTGYDGLETNTSPPNETSDLTDQPLSPTSPEDDIQLEPTEEEMRTEELKERMRQLQVEIGDLYEQLQRKDNELSEVKKELGITPFTEFKESIATGMRVIGNKWKEIQETGAYRKTNEKLTGWKDKLESSERYQKTKGTLNEVGSKTSTAISKAGSSISSTTSSAYHKVKENERIQNMGSAIRSTSIKLKDRVMGTSIDKGDETAAAGEEVVVPDEQPKHDI; this is translated from the exons ATGGCTACGGACACTACTGGATACGATGGACTGGAGACGAACACTTCTCCTCCCAACGAGACGAGCGACCTAACAGACCAACCACTCAGCCCAACCTCGCCTGAAGATGATATCCAACTGGAACCCACCGAGGAGGAAATGAGGACAGAAGAACTGAAAGAGAGAATGAGACAA CTGCAGGTTGAGATTGGTGACTTGTATGAACAACTACAAAGGAAAGACAATGAACTATCTGAAGTAAAGAAGGAGCTGGGCATCACCCCATTCACCGAGTTTAAGGAGAGCATTGCAACTGGTATGAGAGTGATAGGCAATAAATGGAAGGAGATACAAGAGACAGGAGC ATATCGCAAAACTAATGAAAAGCTCACTGGTTGGAAAGATAAGCTAGAGTCATCAGAAAG ATACCAGAAGACTAAGGGAACACTTAATGAAGTTGGCAGTAAGACTTCAACAGCAATATCCAAGGCAGGATCTTCCATAAG TTCAACTACTTCAAGTGCCTATCACAAGGTCAAGGAGAATGAACGTATCCAGAATATGGGGTCTGCCATTCGTAGCACTTCGATCAAGCTAAAG GACCGTGTAATGGGCACAAGCATTGACAAAGGTGATGAGACTGCAGCAGCAGGGGAAGAAGTGGTAGTACCTGATGAACAGCCCAAACATGACATTTAA
- the LOC136250033 gene encoding splicing factor 3B subunit 6-like — protein MALAAVRKSNIRLPPEVNRILYVRNLPFEISTEEMYDIFGKYGAIRQIRLGCTAQTKGTAYVVYEDIFDAKNACEHLSGFNVCNRYLVVLYYQPHKAFKRVNKDLKRDQIDELKAKYGIDLDKK, from the exons ATGGCTCTAGCGGCAGTGAGGAAGTCTAAC ATTCGGTTACCTCCTGAAGTTAACAGGATATTATATGTGAG GAATCTTCCCTTCGAGATCTCAACAGAAGAGATGTACGATATATTTGGCAAGTATGGAGCAATTCGGCAGATAAGATT GGGTTGTACAGCACAGACCAAAGGGACAGCTTACGTCGTCTACGAAGACATTTTTGATGCCAAGAATGCCTGTGAACACTTATCAGGTTTCAACGTGTGTAATAGATATTTGGTTGTTCTGTACTACCAACCACATAAG GCGTTCAAGAGAGTCAACAAAGATTTGAAGAGAGACCAAATTGATGAACTAAAAGCTAAATACGGTATTGACTTGGACAAAAAGTAG
- the LOC136250012 gene encoding methionine--tRNA ligase, mitochondrial-like isoform X1, with amino-acid sequence MAFIPRSFITTPIFYVNAKPHIGHLYTVILGDAAHRWSVITGAKNPVYACGTDEHGAKVYRVAREMGMSPEMFCRRATAKFQHMLAAANINNDKFICTTSPAHQQTVYQLWDRLEQNGFIYRGSYEGWYSVNDEAFYSSDDVTTNDAGVKVSVETNNPVEWTIEDNYKFRLSNMEERLLQWASQPDAIIPKMSREMVLSWINQGLKDLSISRPSSRVPWGIPTPHNTNQTVYVWFDALCNYLTVAKQPFTNQLSSSLWPHVVHLVGKDILRFHAVYWPAFLMAADLAPPKRVVSHAHWTVGKVKMSKSLGNVVDPITILDQYGVDAVRYFFLKDGRLEDDSDFTENRITSLLNTELADNLGNMLNRVTGVKVNPSQTYPPFHIDLFPLNATSSPQCRAGSEDYELLNTMNNLTDEVSKLYNDFKFGMAITKIMECVQQGNAFLQRHQPWVLIKQPEEQPWLDTVLHTALECVRLCCVLLYPIVPQSMTEVRHRLGLLTDITTQDLQCRLNRTFINPGSEHIPGASTKLNSCSKLLFKKFDI; translated from the exons ATGGCGTTTATTCCCAGATCGTTCATCACCACCCCGATATTCTACGTGAACGCAA AGCCGCATATAGGTCACTTGTACACGGTGATATTGGGGGACGCCGCACACAGGTGGTCCGTCATCACAGGAGCCAAGAATCCCGTGTACGCCTGTGGCACAGACGAACATGGTGCCAAG GTGTATAGGGTTGCTAGGGAAATGGGAATGAGCCCGGAAATGTTCTGTAGAAGAGCTACGGCTAAATTCCAG CACATGCTAGCGGCAGCAAACATCAACAATGACAAGTTTATCTGCACAACAAGCCCTGCCCATCAGCAGACAGTGTATCAGTTATGG GACAGACTGGAACAGAATGGGTTTATATATCGAGGCAGTTATGAAGGATGGTACTCTGTCAATGATGAAGCATTCTATAGTTCTGATGAT GTGACCACGAATGATGCAGGAGTGAAG GTTTCAGTGGAAACAAATAATCCAGTGGAGTGGACAATAGAGGACAATTACAAGTTCCGATTATCTAACATGGAAGAAAGGCTGCTGCAGTGGGCATCACAACCAGATG CAATAATTCCCAAGATGTCCAGGGAGATGGTGCTATCCTGGATCAATCAAGGGCTGAAAGATCTCTCTATCTCTAGACCATCATCACGAGTACCTTGGGGAATCCCCACTCCACACAACACCAATCAAACA GTCTATGTGTGGTTTGATGCTCTATGTAACTATCTGacagttgctaagcaaccatttACCAACCAGTTGTCCAGCTCCTTATGGCCTCATGTGGTACACTTAGTGGGCAAGGATATCCTGAG GTTCCATGCAGTTTACTGGCCAGCCTTCCTGATGGCTGCTGATCTGGCTCCCCCTAAGAGAGTTGTGTCACATGCTCACTGGACTGTGGGGAAGGTCAAG ATGTCAAAGAGTTTGGGTAATGTGGTGGACCCAATTACCATCCTAGACCAGTATGGTGTGGATGCTGTGAGGTACTTCTTTCTCAAAGATGGTCGACTGGAAGATGACAGTG ATTTTACTGAGAATCGGATCACATCACTACTCAATACAGAGTTAGCTGATAATCTTGGTAATATGTTGAACAGAGTTACAGGAGTGAAGGTCAATCCTTCCCAGACATACCCTCCCTTCCACATTGACCTGTTCCCATTAAACGCCACCTCATCCCCTCAGTGTAGAGCAGGCAGTGAGGACTATGAACTACTGAACACTATGAACAACCTCACAG ATGAGGTCAGCAAGTTGTACAATGATTTTAAATTTGGTATGGCCATCACTAAGATTATGGAGTGTGTACAACAG GGTAATGCCTTCCTCCAAAGACACCAGCCATGGGTGTTGATCAAGCAACCGGAGGAGCAGCCCTGGCTGGACACTGTCCTTCACACGGCACTTGAGTGTGTCCGTCTGTGCTGTGTCTTGTTATATCCCATAGTACCGCAATCAATGACTGAAGTGAGACACAGACTCGGCCTACTTACTGACATTACAACACAAGATCTACAGTGTAGACTGAATAGAACATTTATCAATCCTGGCAGTGAACACATTCCTGGAGCTTCCACTAAACTAAATTCATGCAGTAAACTGCTGTTCAAGAAATTTGATATATAA
- the LOC136250012 gene encoding methionine--tRNA ligase, mitochondrial-like isoform X2: MVPRVAREMGMSPEMFCRRATAKFQHMLAAANINNDKFICTTSPAHQQTVYQLWDRLEQNGFIYRGSYEGWYSVNDEAFYSSDDVTTNDAGVKVSVETNNPVEWTIEDNYKFRLSNMEERLLQWASQPDAIIPKMSREMVLSWINQGLKDLSISRPSSRVPWGIPTPHNTNQTVYVWFDALCNYLTVAKQPFTNQLSSSLWPHVVHLVGKDILRFHAVYWPAFLMAADLAPPKRVVSHAHWTVGKVKMSKSLGNVVDPITILDQYGVDAVRYFFLKDGRLEDDSDFTENRITSLLNTELADNLGNMLNRVTGVKVNPSQTYPPFHIDLFPLNATSSPQCRAGSEDYELLNTMNNLTDEVSKLYNDFKFGMAITKIMECVQQGNAFLQRHQPWVLIKQPEEQPWLDTVLHTALECVRLCCVLLYPIVPQSMTEVRHRLGLLTDITTQDLQCRLNRTFINPGSEHIPGASTKLNSCSKLLFKKFDI, encoded by the exons ATGGTGCCAAG GGTTGCTAGGGAAATGGGAATGAGCCCGGAAATGTTCTGTAGAAGAGCTACGGCTAAATTCCAG CACATGCTAGCGGCAGCAAACATCAACAATGACAAGTTTATCTGCACAACAAGCCCTGCCCATCAGCAGACAGTGTATCAGTTATGG GACAGACTGGAACAGAATGGGTTTATATATCGAGGCAGTTATGAAGGATGGTACTCTGTCAATGATGAAGCATTCTATAGTTCTGATGAT GTGACCACGAATGATGCAGGAGTGAAG GTTTCAGTGGAAACAAATAATCCAGTGGAGTGGACAATAGAGGACAATTACAAGTTCCGATTATCTAACATGGAAGAAAGGCTGCTGCAGTGGGCATCACAACCAGATG CAATAATTCCCAAGATGTCCAGGGAGATGGTGCTATCCTGGATCAATCAAGGGCTGAAAGATCTCTCTATCTCTAGACCATCATCACGAGTACCTTGGGGAATCCCCACTCCACACAACACCAATCAAACA GTCTATGTGTGGTTTGATGCTCTATGTAACTATCTGacagttgctaagcaaccatttACCAACCAGTTGTCCAGCTCCTTATGGCCTCATGTGGTACACTTAGTGGGCAAGGATATCCTGAG GTTCCATGCAGTTTACTGGCCAGCCTTCCTGATGGCTGCTGATCTGGCTCCCCCTAAGAGAGTTGTGTCACATGCTCACTGGACTGTGGGGAAGGTCAAG ATGTCAAAGAGTTTGGGTAATGTGGTGGACCCAATTACCATCCTAGACCAGTATGGTGTGGATGCTGTGAGGTACTTCTTTCTCAAAGATGGTCGACTGGAAGATGACAGTG ATTTTACTGAGAATCGGATCACATCACTACTCAATACAGAGTTAGCTGATAATCTTGGTAATATGTTGAACAGAGTTACAGGAGTGAAGGTCAATCCTTCCCAGACATACCCTCCCTTCCACATTGACCTGTTCCCATTAAACGCCACCTCATCCCCTCAGTGTAGAGCAGGCAGTGAGGACTATGAACTACTGAACACTATGAACAACCTCACAG ATGAGGTCAGCAAGTTGTACAATGATTTTAAATTTGGTATGGCCATCACTAAGATTATGGAGTGTGTACAACAG GGTAATGCCTTCCTCCAAAGACACCAGCCATGGGTGTTGATCAAGCAACCGGAGGAGCAGCCCTGGCTGGACACTGTCCTTCACACGGCACTTGAGTGTGTCCGTCTGTGCTGTGTCTTGTTATATCCCATAGTACCGCAATCAATGACTGAAGTGAGACACAGACTCGGCCTACTTACTGACATTACAACACAAGATCTACAGTGTAGACTGAATAGAACATTTATCAATCCTGGCAGTGAACACATTCCTGGAGCTTCCACTAAACTAAATTCATGCAGTAAACTGCTGTTCAAGAAATTTGATATATAA
- the LOC136250012 gene encoding methionine--tRNA ligase, mitochondrial-like isoform X3, with the protein MGMSPEMFCRRATAKFQHMLAAANINNDKFICTTSPAHQQTVYQLWDRLEQNGFIYRGSYEGWYSVNDEAFYSSDDVTTNDAGVKVSVETNNPVEWTIEDNYKFRLSNMEERLLQWASQPDAIIPKMSREMVLSWINQGLKDLSISRPSSRVPWGIPTPHNTNQTVYVWFDALCNYLTVAKQPFTNQLSSSLWPHVVHLVGKDILRFHAVYWPAFLMAADLAPPKRVVSHAHWTVGKVKMSKSLGNVVDPITILDQYGVDAVRYFFLKDGRLEDDSDFTENRITSLLNTELADNLGNMLNRVTGVKVNPSQTYPPFHIDLFPLNATSSPQCRAGSEDYELLNTMNNLTDEVSKLYNDFKFGMAITKIMECVQQGNAFLQRHQPWVLIKQPEEQPWLDTVLHTALECVRLCCVLLYPIVPQSMTEVRHRLGLLTDITTQDLQCRLNRTFINPGSEHIPGASTKLNSCSKLLFKKFDI; encoded by the exons ATGGGAATGAGCCCGGAAATGTTCTGTAGAAGAGCTACGGCTAAATTCCAG CACATGCTAGCGGCAGCAAACATCAACAATGACAAGTTTATCTGCACAACAAGCCCTGCCCATCAGCAGACAGTGTATCAGTTATGG GACAGACTGGAACAGAATGGGTTTATATATCGAGGCAGTTATGAAGGATGGTACTCTGTCAATGATGAAGCATTCTATAGTTCTGATGAT GTGACCACGAATGATGCAGGAGTGAAG GTTTCAGTGGAAACAAATAATCCAGTGGAGTGGACAATAGAGGACAATTACAAGTTCCGATTATCTAACATGGAAGAAAGGCTGCTGCAGTGGGCATCACAACCAGATG CAATAATTCCCAAGATGTCCAGGGAGATGGTGCTATCCTGGATCAATCAAGGGCTGAAAGATCTCTCTATCTCTAGACCATCATCACGAGTACCTTGGGGAATCCCCACTCCACACAACACCAATCAAACA GTCTATGTGTGGTTTGATGCTCTATGTAACTATCTGacagttgctaagcaaccatttACCAACCAGTTGTCCAGCTCCTTATGGCCTCATGTGGTACACTTAGTGGGCAAGGATATCCTGAG GTTCCATGCAGTTTACTGGCCAGCCTTCCTGATGGCTGCTGATCTGGCTCCCCCTAAGAGAGTTGTGTCACATGCTCACTGGACTGTGGGGAAGGTCAAG ATGTCAAAGAGTTTGGGTAATGTGGTGGACCCAATTACCATCCTAGACCAGTATGGTGTGGATGCTGTGAGGTACTTCTTTCTCAAAGATGGTCGACTGGAAGATGACAGTG ATTTTACTGAGAATCGGATCACATCACTACTCAATACAGAGTTAGCTGATAATCTTGGTAATATGTTGAACAGAGTTACAGGAGTGAAGGTCAATCCTTCCCAGACATACCCTCCCTTCCACATTGACCTGTTCCCATTAAACGCCACCTCATCCCCTCAGTGTAGAGCAGGCAGTGAGGACTATGAACTACTGAACACTATGAACAACCTCACAG ATGAGGTCAGCAAGTTGTACAATGATTTTAAATTTGGTATGGCCATCACTAAGATTATGGAGTGTGTACAACAG GGTAATGCCTTCCTCCAAAGACACCAGCCATGGGTGTTGATCAAGCAACCGGAGGAGCAGCCCTGGCTGGACACTGTCCTTCACACGGCACTTGAGTGTGTCCGTCTGTGCTGTGTCTTGTTATATCCCATAGTACCGCAATCAATGACTGAAGTGAGACACAGACTCGGCCTACTTACTGACATTACAACACAAGATCTACAGTGTAGACTGAATAGAACATTTATCAATCCTGGCAGTGAACACATTCCTGGAGCTTCCACTAAACTAAATTCATGCAGTAAACTGCTGTTCAAGAAATTTGATATATAA
- the LOC136250014 gene encoding protein disulfide-isomerase A6 homolog has product MFRRVMLFLALVTLQLLVSCAAFYSPGDNVVELNPTNFQHKVIQSDGIWLVEFYAPWCGHCQSLAPAWKKAAGTLKGVVNVGAVDADSHKQLAGQYGIRGFPTIKIFGANKNQPEDYQGARSADAIIGAGLNAANSLVKSRQSGGGGGSSSGGGGGSGKKTGGSSDDVVKLTDSNFEETVINSNDMWLVEFFAPWCGHCKNLAPHWASAATELKGKVKLGALDATAETVTASRFGIRGYPTIKFFPSGPKEFSSAKEYDGGRTSGDIVQWAMNHYTELLPAPEAHELTGQEVMDECTSKQLCILSFLPHILDTGAAGRNDYIALLKEMGNKYKQKSWGWVWLEGGANMELEAALGIGGFGYPAMATVNARKKQYSLLHGAFSQTGINEFLRTIVAGRGPGVTSHGLTSDALTKIPTSEPWDGQDGALPEEEDYDLSDFDMDADSDKDEL; this is encoded by the exons ATGTTTAGAAGAG TCATGTTGTTCCTCGCATTGGTCACGTTACAGCTACTGGTTAGCTGTGCAGCGTTCTACTCGCCAGGCGATAATGTAGTTGAACTGAACCCAACAAACTTCCAGCACAAAGTGATTCAAAGTGATGGCATATGGCTGGTGGAGTTCTACGCTCCTTG GTGTGGACATTGCCAGTCACTGGCCCCTGCCTGGAAGAAAGCTGCCGGAACACTAAAGGGCGTGGTCAATGTGGGGGCAGTAGATGCCGACTCCCATAAACAGCTGGCTGGACAATATGGCATCAGGGGATTTCCCACGATCAAGATATTTGGTGCAAACAAGAACCAACCGGAGGACTATCAGG GGGCACGGTCAGCTGATGCCATAATTGGAGCAGGTCTCAATGCAGCTAACTCATTGGTCAAATCCCGGCAGTCAGGTGGAGGGGGTGGCTCCAGCAGTGGTGGTGGAGGTGGAAGTGGCAAGAAGACG GGTGGCTCCAGTGATGATGTTGTCAAGTTAACCGATAGCAACTTTGAGGAAACAGTTATTAACAGTAATGACATGTGGCTAGTGGAGTTCTTTGCTCCATG GTGTGGTCACTGTAAGAATCTTGCCCCTCACTGGGCATCAGCTGCTACTGAGCTAAAGGGAAAGGTGAAGCTCGGAGCACTGGATGCCACTGCCGAAACTGTCACTGCATCACGATTTGGA ATCAGGGGCTACCCAACGATCAAATTCTTCCCTTCTGGTCCGAAGGAGTTCAGTAGTGCTAAAGAGTATGATGGCGGTCGTACCAGTGGTGACATTGTACAGTGGGCCATGAACCACTATACTGAACTGTTACCCGCTCCTGAAGCGCATGAG TTGACTGGACAAGAAGTGATGGATGAGTGTACTAGCAAGCAACTCTGTATACTGTCATTTCTCCCACACATACTGGACACAGGAGCAGCAGGACGTAATGACTACATTGCTCTACTGAAGGAAATGGGCAACAAATACAAGCAGAAGTCATGGGG ATGGGTGTGGCTTGAAGGAGGGGCTAACATGGAGTTGGAGGCAGCCCTTGGGATTGGCGGCTTTGGATATCCA GCTATGGCGACTGTCAATGCTCGCAAGAAGCAGTACTCCTTACTGCATGGAGCCTTCAGTCAGACTGGCATCAATGAATTCCTGAG GACTATCGTGGCTGGGCGTGGTCCAGGTGTAACATCACATGGGCTCACTAGTGATGCTCTAACTAAAATACCAACCAGTGAACCATGGGATGGTCAAGATGGAGCG TTGCCAGAGGAAGAAGATTATGACCTGTCTGATTTTGACATGGATGCTGATAGTGACAAGGACGAACTGTAA